From one Anopheles cruzii chromosome 3, idAnoCruzAS_RS32_06, whole genome shotgun sequence genomic stretch:
- the LOC128273169 gene encoding class E basic helix-loop-helix protein 23-like, with the protein MDPPHNPFNFHLGSSAAHSVHGHHPEQTPSPPQSVPGRRTPLGTVGLGGFYAQPHASSSTHTDENRPSGSSESPPPHLHHPSGPSGLGGKQKNRQGKTVRLNINARERRRMHDLNDALDELRSVIPYAHSPSVRKLSKIATLLLAKNYILMQANALDELRRLLAYIQSAAGASIPTVDLRTMPSALKLQQLLQAPHQDLTASGPVPPSTVATAAGQPPPPPPPPPAPSQSS; encoded by the exons ATGGATCCTCCACACAATCCGTTCAACTTTCACCTCGGATCCTCGGCTGCCCACTCGGTGCACGGTCACCATCCCGAGCAGACGCCCAGCCCGCCGCAAAGTGTGCCCGGTCGCCGGACTCCGCTAGGCACGGTCGGTCTGGGAGGATTCTATGCCCAGCCGCACGCCTCTTCTTCGACGCACACGGACGAAAATCGTCCTTCTGGCAGCTCAGAAAG TCCACCGCCTCATCTTCACCATCCGTCTGGACCGTCCGGGCTCGGTGGCAAGCAGAAGAACCGTCAGGGTAAAACGGTACGACTGAACATCAATGCGCGCGAACGGCGACGAATGCATGATCTGAACGACGCATTGGATGAGTTGCGCAGCGTGATCCCTTACGCACACTCGCCGTCGGTGCGTAAACTGTCGAAGATCGCcactctgctgctggccaagaaCTACATCCTGATGCAGGCGAATGCCTTGGACGAACTGAGAAG ACTGCTAGCGTACATCCAGAGTGCCGCCGGGGCCAGCATCCCGACGGTGGATCTGCGAACAATGCCTTCGGCACTCAAGCTGCAACAGCTGCTGCAAGCTCCCCATCAGGACCTGACGGCATCCGGCCCGGTACCGCCGTCTACAGTGGCAACTGCAGCCGGGcaacctccgccgccacctccaccaccgccggcgcctAGTCAAAGTTCTTAA
- the LOC128270846 gene encoding zinc finger protein 84-like: MKMVDASSSAKFIKELSSDLKLVTVHIIYGDVIELAVSSAESGPECDEDEHCDEVDQNVAYEVMEEILVETITEDSSPVAHSGDILIQITEEEELSTARNVDVEIKPTNEVTDPKYRCQFVNCPKTFRLAKEYVAHQDSTHPWQIDGEVKVRCKFLSCDARFNSIPQLQAHHTGHRLTERAPKKRSTRKGREISIRGRCCEHCQAVLKPHVNVYSQHCLEEHDCTPYTCPLCNEPFHLQSHLGDHLKSAHSLEALERLLAHSLWREFTIDEQRLAECRFCYRVFTVQSLSVHVHRHRRELQQCCPRCGGAHFVACCDLPKPKRAKSWEKLHCNECDRWFSKKNFKEHMVTHTHERNFPCTVCKKTFKVRRTASRHIQSHVNAANSKRSCYDCDTVVDSEAHIVDHYQAEHPTLQPYRCPICGKGFFQKSLLADHCHAHTDGERRAVSVKEPVATYTLGKAQVFECTLCRRSFSTKRCTIAHLIVHTDRPHVCRVCNLSFRLQATLDDHMKDVHQRKYETATTE, encoded by the exons atgaagaTGGTCGACG CATCGTCATCAGCTAAATTCATCAAGGAACTTTCCTCGGATCTGAAACTGGTCAC TGTGCACATCATTTACGGAGATGTCATTGAACTCGCCGTGTCGTCAGCGGAATCCGGTCCAGAGTGCGACGAAGACGAGCACTGCGACGAAGTGGACCAAAACGTGGCCTACGAAGTGATGGAGGAAATTTTGGTAGAAACGATAACGGAAGATTCATCACCCGTCGCTCATTCTGGGGACATTCTGATCCAGATAACGGAGGAAGAGGAATTGAGCACAGCACGGAACGTAGACGTGGAAATAAAGCCAACCAATGAAGTCACCGATCCGAAGTACCGATGTCAGTTTGTCAACTGCCCGAAAACGTTTAGGCTTGCTAAAGAATACGTGGCACACCAAGATAGCACTCATCCGTGGCAGATTGACGGAGAAGTCAAGGTTCGCTGCAAATTCCTTTCCTGCGATGCCCGTTTCAACAGCATTCCCCAGCTTCAAGCCCACCACACGGGGCATCGGTTGACGGAAAGGGCACCGAAAAAGCGTAGCACCCGTAAAGGACGGGAAATTAGCATCCGTGGCCGGTGTTGCGAGCACTGCCAAGCCGTCCTGAAACCGCACGTCAACGTGTACAGTCAACACTGTCTGGAGGAGCACGATTGCACGCCATACACGTGTCCGCTGTGTAACGAACCCTTCCATCTGCAGTCACACCTCGGTGACCACCTGAAATCGGCCCACTCGCTCGAAGCGCTGGAACGCTTGCTGGCGCACAGTCTTTGGCGTGAGTTCACGATCGATGAGCAACGGTTGGCCGAATGCCGATTCTGTTATCGCGTTTTCACCGTTCAGTCACTGTCCGTTCACGTCCATCGCCATCGCAGGGAACTGCAGCAGTGCTGTCCACGGTGTGGCGGAGCTCACTTTGTAGCTTGTTGCGACCTTCCGAAGCCAAAGCGCGCGAAAAGTTGGGAGAAGCTCCACTGCAACGAGTGCGATCGTtggttttcgaagaaaaacttcAAAGAGCACATggtcacgcacacgcacgagcGGAACTTTCCGTGCACAGTTTGTAAGAAAACGTTCAAAGTACGGCGAACCGCGTCCCGGCACATCCAGAGTCATGTGAatgcagcaaacagcaaacgatcgtgCTACGATTGTGATACGGTGGTCGACAGTGAAGCGCACATTGTGGACCATTACCAGGCCGAGCATCCGACACTGCAACCGTACCGGTGTCCGATCTGTGGCAAAGGCTTTTTCCAGAAGTCGCTTCTGGCTGACCACTGCCACGCTCATACGGATGGCGAGCGGCGCGCGGTTTCGGTGAaggaaccggtggccacctACACGCTTGGGAAGGCACAGGTGTTCGAGTGCACCCTGTGCCGGCGAAGCTTCTCAACGAAACGGTGCACGATTGCCCACCTGATCGTACACACCGATCGGCCACACGTTTGTCGGGTGTGCAATCTGTCCTTCCGGCTGCAAGCGACCCTTGACGATCACATGAAGGATGTGCACCAACGCAAATACGAAACCGCCACGACCGAGTAG
- the LOC128271430 gene encoding uncharacterized protein LOC128271430, translating to MLKPIKNFLTYLQRNANSSNIFGLTTTAAAATEMGRPEQPRLEETIVIANDDLLSDNADPLYDPLALDDCPVAAVHEHEAQELNDSDQLEDDTSTGKIILVDVSTLKTRIGLGNDSETDEDANEEEDEILLSPTVLPAASGVARSSGASDDGNDQGSNGDSDHHAIPVVPGSEPEQEVLSDSGTVLLLDSSTASENDAFTVDVSDEEVSVEKTNNQDEEEPSGSCSQAIANPVSMNGHHVEAVRDQDAIMVELDEPEAACRVPDGEQMTTVAEQILPAVNVEEEEEASDGSDSGLGLEPTSTTTVALDVEILPPMKSSLKRRSQPSNTGTEGTVSVSLQEKDEGVSSHKRVKKGITFDGVTVYYFPRIQGFGCVPSQGGCTLGMESQHVHSRRLTLAEHLAEQRKVHRQQLQELNPRSSSSEDTSSEEEPSESGSEAESESYGFLQPVTARQRRSLLKAAGVRRIDPDEKDECREIRTSREVCGCTCRGFCDPNICSCSLAGIKCQVDRPSFPCGCTHEGCNNTAGRVEFNPGRVRTHFIHTIMRLSLEDKANEVRRTMDGGAGSSAVGPVGGPMVTNGGCANDGGGGVSGVAGRSVAAATAVNSTSSSNYLNASGKNWSSGPVRLPPAMDEGSMMTDHYHHQQQQQPHHHAVASHGPYHMAAAASGQHHLLPLQHPLTTYHQHHLPPHLQAGPYHGAHGGGAGGEYYAFRDFYGGTALGVPGTSTGPEHYYGHYGGSGQNSMPAPYHTQHTHHHTSPPMMIVSQQHHPASVGESVHHHHAVHNMNMMTTSHDRHTAYGDSAAGPAVPSPIAIDSSAPCTDTILPMGEPSADVSLETIVIDSADTSTTTLDDSGPIVSEPEPSTPEAQPKDTTPAEASSVTSSVPPADTIFFDLTTPSAVNAERLEAINDMLECSRRHSINLARRAAATSIVAEEDSELRDFCHSPEPFRTVAPTEPDRTTQRAVKRRDQHHLPSDTSSHLIVSDDDDDGAQAVDLGQSGARRDGDTVYLNGSGLNSEADSGTHSNGTATQSLSMVSGKCVSSPDVLETKPATLPRKLHPNLLTTEAPETAPELVTGCSAAGENDANDCVVVTEEPSENLSEIIKNSIVETAVTH from the exons ATGCTGAAGCCGATAAAGAACTTTTTGACCTATTTGCAAAGAAATGCCAATAGTTCGAACATTTTCGG GTTAacgacaacagcagcagcagcaacggaaaTGGGTCGACCCGAGCAGCCTCGGTTGGAGGAAACGATTGTGATTGCGAACGATGACCTGCTGTCCGACAACGCGGACCCACTGTACGACCCGCTGGCCCTGGACGActgtccggtggcggcggtgcacgAGCACGAGGCGCAGGAGCTGAATGATAGCGACCAGCTAGAGGACGATACGTCCACCGGCAAGATAATATTGGTCGATGTATCCACACTGAAGACGAGAATCGGGCTCGGCAACGACTCGGAGACTGACGAAGACGCCAACGAGGAAGAAGATGAGATACTACTGTCCCCTACTGTCTTGCCCGCCGCCAGTGGAGTGGCGCGGAGCAGCGGTGCAAGCGACGATGGGAATGACCAAGGAAGCAACGGAGACAGCGACCACCACGCGATACCGGTAGTCCCGGGAAGCGAACCGGAGCAAGAAGTTCTCTCGGATAGCGGCACGGTTTTGCTGTTAGACTCATCAACAGCCTCGGAGAATGATGCCTTTACGGTGGATGTTTCGGATGAGGAGGTTTCGGTTGAGAAGACAAACAACCAGGACGAAGAGGAGCCATCGGGCTCGTGCTCGCAGGCAATCGCAAATCCGGTATCGATGAATGGCCATCATGTCGAAGCGGTGCGCGATCAGGATGCTATCATGGTGGAGCTAGACGAACCAGAAGCTGCCTGCAGAGTGCCAGACGGCGAACAGATGACCACCGTGGCTGAGCAGATATTACCAGCGGTCAATGTGGAGGAAGAAGAGGAAGCTAGCGATGGGTCCGACTCGGGTCTGGGATTGGAACCgacctccaccaccacggtggCTCTGGATGTTGAAATACTTCCACCGATGAAGAGTAGCCTTAAACGGCGCTCACAGCCATCGAACACGGGGACCGAAggaacggtttcggtttcactaCAGGAGAAGGATGAAGGAGTGAGCAGCCACAAGCGAGTGAAGAAGGGCATCACGTTCGATGGCGTAACGGTGTACTACTTTCCACGAATCCAAGGATTCGGTTGTGTCCCATCGCAGGGTGGTTGCACGTTGGGCATGGAATCTCAGCATGTTCACTCGAG ACGCCTGACCCTGGCGGAGCACTTGGCAGAGCAACGGAAGGTacaccggcagcagctgcaggaaCTGAATCCACGCAGCTCGTCGAGCGAGGACACCAGTAGCGAGGAGGAACCGAGCGAGAGTGGCTCGGAGGCCGAAAGCGAATCGTACGGATTCCTGCAGCCAGTTACGGCTCGGCAACGGCGATCGCTCCTGAAGGCGGCCGGCGTACGGAGGATCGATCCGGACGAGAAGGACGAATGTCGCGAGATACGAACGTCGCGCGAAGTTTGTGGCTGCACGTGCCGCGGGTTTTGCGACCCGAACATCTGCTCCTGCAGCTTGGCCGGCATCAAGTGTCAAGTGGATCGTCCCAGCTTCCCGTGCGGTTGTACGCACGAGGGATGCAACAATACGGCCGGGCGGGTAGAGTTCAACCCGGGCCGCGTACGGACCCACTTCATCCACACGATCATGAGGCTAAGCCTCGAGGACAAGGCGAACGAGGTGCGCCGAACGATGGATGGTGGTGCGGGTAGCAGTGCTGTTGGTCCCGTCGGTGGACCAATGGTGACAAACGGAGGCTGTGcaaacgatggtggtggcggtgtgaGTGGCGTTGCTGGCAGgtccgtggccgcggccaccgctgTCAACAGTACTAGTAGTAGTAATTACCTGAATGCTAGTGGAAAAAATTGGTCCAGTGGTCCCGTTCGATTACCTCCGGCAATGGATGAAGGGTCGATGATGACCGATCACtaccaccatcagcaacagcaacagccacaTCACCATGCGGTAGCATCTCACGGGCCCTACCATATGGCTGCTGCAGCATCCGGTCAGCATCATCTACTTCCACTACAGCACCCACTCACCACATACCATCAGCATCACCTGCCGCCGCACCTACAAGCGGGGCCATATCATGGAGCCCACGGTGGAGGAGCTGGTGGCGAGTATTATGCGTTCCGAGATTTCTACGGCGGAACAGCTTTGGGAGTGCCGGGAACAAGCACCGGTCCGGAGCACTACTACGGTCACTACGGCGGATCCGGGCAGAACAGTATGCCGGCACCGTATCACACCCAACACACCCACCATCACACATCAccaccgatgatgatcgtgTCGCAACAACATCATCCGGCGAGCGTTGGCGAAtccgttcatcatcatcatgccgTGCACAACATGAACATGATGACGACGAGCCATGATCGGCATACAGCCTACGGTGACAGTGCTGCTGGTCCGGCGGTCCCTTCGCCAATAGCAATCGATTCGAGTGCGCCCTGCACCGACACAATCCTCCCGATGGGCGAACCATCGGCTGATGTGTCCCTGGAAACCATCGTGATTGACAGTGCGGACACGTCCACCACCACGTTGGATGACAGTGGACCGATCGTCAGCGAACCAGAACCGTCCACTCCCGAGGCACAACCCAAAGACACCACACCAGCCGAAGCGTCCAGTGTGACCTCCTCAGTACCACCCGCCGATACGATATTCTTCGACCTGACGACACCGAGTGCCGTCAATGCGGAGCGTCTAGAAGCGATCAACGATATGCTAGAGTGCAGCCGTCGGCACTCAATCAACCTGGCGCGCCGTGCGGCGGCGACTTCGATTGTGGCCGAGGAGGACAGCGAGTTGCGTGACTTCTGTCACTCGCCGGAACCTTTTCGCACCGTTGCACCAACAGAACCGGACCGAACGACGCAGCGGGCGGTAAAACGACGGGACCAACATCACCTTCCCAGTGATACTTCCTCCCATCTCATCGTttccgatgacgatgacgatggtgcaCAGGCTGTTGACCTGGGCCAGAGTGGCGCTCGACGGGACGGAGACACTGTGTACCTTAACGGAAGTGGCCTAAACTCGGAAGCGGACAGCGGAACGCACAGCAATGGTACCGCCACGCAAAGCTTAAGCATGGTCAGTGGGAAGTGCGTTTCGTCGCCTGACGTTTTAGAAACGAAACCGGCCACTCTCCCTCGTAAGCTTCACCCGAATCTACTTACCACAgaagcaccggaaacggcaccCGAGCTGGTGACGGGTTGTTCGGCGGCGGGAGAAAACGATGCCAACGATTGTGTGGTAGTAACCGAAGAGCCGAGCGAAAATCTAAGCGAGATTATTAAGAACAGTATCGTGGAAACGGCTGTAACGCACTGA